A single Tenacibaculum sp. Bg11-29 DNA region contains:
- a CDS encoding EamA family transporter produces MKNSKLLIVGAFLSIYVIWGSTYLFNKIAVTEIPPLYLGGIRFLTAGTLIMMIAKAMKISIKLTKRQFINSIIAAFLFLVYGNGVFVWALKYVDSGFAALLASTQPLFVLFLLRLIDGKKMQRKSIIGVLFGIFGMYLLVSQNEISTSEGSVLGIFMILSCVLSWSYGTVFVSKADLPKNYLVSTGYQMLIAGFLLGISSLIFKETWVSPLNWAYKIQGSVLFLIIFGGIIAFTAFNYLLKVVSPEKVATSAYVNPVIALILGWKFLNEQLTTQSVVASIVLLTGVYFITSRKRISKNKVTTKPQKI; encoded by the coding sequence ATGAAAAATTCAAAATTATTAATTGTAGGAGCATTTTTATCTATATATGTAATATGGGGATCTACCTATTTATTTAATAAAATAGCAGTTACTGAGATTCCTCCATTATATTTAGGAGGGATACGCTTTCTTACAGCAGGTACCTTAATTATGATGATTGCAAAAGCAATGAAAATATCTATAAAATTAACAAAGCGTCAATTTATAAATTCGATAATAGCTGCTTTTTTGTTTTTAGTATATGGAAACGGCGTTTTTGTATGGGCTCTTAAGTATGTTGATAGTGGTTTTGCTGCTTTATTAGCGTCAACACAACCATTATTTGTATTATTTCTATTACGCTTAATAGATGGAAAAAAAATGCAAAGAAAATCTATTATTGGAGTTTTATTTGGCATTTTCGGAATGTATTTATTGGTAAGTCAAAATGAAATTTCAACATCTGAGGGAAGTGTTTTAGGTATTTTTATGATTCTTTCATGTGTATTAAGTTGGAGCTACGGTACTGTTTTTGTATCGAAAGCCGATTTACCTAAAAATTATTTGGTTAGTACTGGCTATCAAATGTTAATTGCGGGGTTTTTACTAGGAATATCAAGTTTGATATTTAAAGAAACATGGGTTTCTCCATTAAATTGGGCATATAAAATACAAGGATCAGTATTATTTTTAATTATTTTTGGAGGAATCATTGCTTTTACGGCCTTTAATTATTTATTAAAAGTAGTATCACCAGAAAAAGTAGCAACATCAGCTTATGTAAATCCGGTAATAGCTTTAATATTAGGTTGGAAATTTTTAAATGAGCAATTAACAACGCAATCAGTAGTAGCGTCTATTGTTTTATTAACAGGTGTTTATTTTATAACATCAAGAAAAAGAATATCTAAAAATAAAGTTACCACCAAACCGCAAAAAATTTAA
- a CDS encoding DUF1853 family protein — MDKKSKDLQLQYEGYLKTPFLWNGKGVFGLQQFSNSIPKTTSYSNKTPQKLRLGKLVERFVSYELQQDSSIEIIVENIQIQQEKITLGELDCILFKNRKPIHLEIIYKFYLYDSTVGNSEIEHWIGPNRRDSLLQKLTKLREKQLPLLYTNECLTYLESLKLIASEIDQQLFFKAQLFVPLKDYGNEFPLVNNECINGFYINLKELNDFNESKFHIPNKHNWLVEPHTNIDWLSFTDFITELQIYLDAEKAPLCWLKKSNGELFKFFAVWW; from the coding sequence ATGGACAAAAAATCAAAAGATTTACAATTACAATACGAAGGATATTTAAAAACACCTTTTCTATGGAATGGAAAAGGTGTTTTTGGTTTGCAACAATTTAGCAATAGCATACCTAAAACAACTTCTTATTCCAATAAAACACCGCAAAAACTTCGTTTAGGTAAACTTGTTGAACGTTTTGTATCTTATGAATTACAACAAGACTCATCAATTGAAATCATTGTAGAGAACATTCAAATTCAGCAAGAAAAAATAACATTAGGCGAGTTAGATTGCATTTTATTTAAAAATAGAAAACCAATTCATTTAGAAATTATTTATAAATTTTATTTGTACGATAGTACTGTTGGCAACTCAGAAATTGAACATTGGATTGGACCTAATAGACGAGATAGTTTACTTCAAAAACTAACTAAACTAAGAGAAAAACAACTCCCACTACTCTACACGAATGAATGCTTAACGTACTTAGAAAGTTTAAAATTAATTGCTTCTGAAATTGATCAACAATTATTTTTTAAGGCACAATTATTTGTTCCTTTAAAAGATTATGGAAATGAATTTCCTTTGGTAAATAATGAATGTATAAACGGGTTTTACATCAATTTAAAAGAGCTCAATGATTTTAACGAATCTAAATTTCACATTCCTAACAAACATAATTGGTTAGTAGAACCTCATACAAATATTGATTGGCTAAGTTTTACTGATTTTATTACTGAGCTTCAAATTTATTTGGATGCTGAAAAAGCGCCACTCTGTTGGTTAAAAAAATCGAATGGAGAACTTTTTAAATTTTTTGCGGTTTGGTGGTAA
- a CDS encoding OmpH family outer membrane protein yields the protein MKSKITFLVAILLTTISFAQTKLGTVDTDFIIGKMPQMKNVMHRLDKYAKRLDSSFQVKAKNYQTKIKAYKTVEKTISDADKKTKIQEIAVLEQEMAKFRKNGSTMMQLQKDDNMRPLYKKLSEVIAEVAKANGYTQVLTTNGNQFGYIDENFDITKLVLAKLGIKE from the coding sequence ATGAAATCAAAAATTACATTTTTAGTAGCCATTCTATTAACAACGATATCATTTGCGCAAACAAAACTAGGTACTGTAGATACCGATTTTATTATTGGTAAAATGCCACAAATGAAAAATGTTATGCATAGACTTGATAAGTATGCAAAGAGATTAGATTCGTCTTTTCAAGTAAAAGCAAAAAATTATCAAACAAAAATTAAGGCATACAAAACAGTAGAAAAAACAATATCAGATGCAGATAAAAAAACTAAAATACAAGAAATTGCTGTTTTAGAACAAGAGATGGCTAAATTTCGTAAAAATGGTAGTACAATGATGCAACTTCAAAAAGATGATAATATGCGTCCTTTATATAAAAAATTAAGTGAAGTTATAGCCGAAGTTGCCAAAGCAAATGGATATACACAGGTTTTAACCACCAACGGAAATCAGTTTGGATATATCGATGAAAATTTTGATATCACTAAATTGGTTTTAGCTAAGTTAGGTATTAAAGAATAG
- the miaA gene encoding tRNA (adenosine(37)-N6)-dimethylallyltransferase MiaA, whose protein sequence is MKNTLITIVGATAIGKTALSIKLAQHFGCDIISCDSRQFYKEMSIGTAVPDSEELAAATHHFIQNRSILEDYSVGQFERDALAKLNELFAKNPIQIMVGGSGLYVDAVLKGLDYFPEVDPVIRATLTQELEEKGIVPLQEKLKELDIETYNSITIDNPHRVLRALEICIGSGKTYASFKNKPKTPRNFQSIKVGLTADREIMYDRINRRVDIMMQNGLLEEVRSFYSHKKLNALKTVGYRELFEYIDGNFTKEFAIDEIKKNTRRFAKRQGTWFRKDKDIIWFDFKEKTEHIIKSIENKF, encoded by the coding sequence ATGAAAAACACATTAATTACCATTGTTGGAGCAACAGCCATAGGAAAAACAGCGCTTAGTATTAAGCTTGCTCAACATTTTGGTTGTGATATAATCTCATGTGATTCTCGTCAATTTTATAAAGAAATGAGCATAGGAACTGCTGTTCCCGATTCTGAAGAACTAGCAGCTGCTACACATCACTTTATTCAAAATAGAAGTATTTTAGAAGACTATTCCGTTGGTCAGTTTGAAAGAGATGCTTTAGCCAAATTAAATGAATTATTTGCCAAAAACCCAATTCAGATTATGGTTGGTGGTAGTGGTTTATATGTCGATGCTGTTTTAAAAGGCTTAGATTATTTTCCTGAAGTAGATCCAGTAATAAGAGCTACGCTTACCCAAGAACTTGAAGAGAAAGGAATAGTACCTCTTCAAGAAAAACTAAAAGAGTTAGATATTGAAACCTATAATTCAATAACTATTGATAATCCTCATCGAGTACTTCGTGCCTTAGAAATTTGTATTGGTAGCGGAAAAACCTATGCTTCTTTTAAAAATAAACCAAAAACACCTCGTAACTTTCAATCCATTAAAGTTGGATTAACTGCTGATAGAGAAATTATGTACGACCGCATTAATCGCCGTGTAGATATTATGATGCAAAATGGTTTATTAGAAGAAGTTAGAAGTTTTTATTCTCATAAAAAACTGAATGCTTTAAAAACGGTTGGTTATCGAGAATTATTCGAATATATTGATGGTAATTTTACCAAAGAATTTGCGATTGATGAAATTAAAAAAAATACCCGACGTTTTGCTAAACGACAAGGTACTTGGTTTCGAAAAGATAAAGATATTATTTGGTTTGATTTTAAAGAAAAAACTGAACACATTATCAAATCAATAGAAAATAAATTTTAA
- a CDS encoding ion transporter — MKKNTKNWKEKLHEVIYEADTPAGKLFDVILLIAIIASIVLVMLESVNSINSQYGAILNISEWVITLLFTVEYIVRIVSIKKPTKYIFSFYGIIDLLSTLPKYLAIFFTGTHSLVALRALRLLRVFRILKLARFVGESNNFMKALKASKAKIAVFLFFVLILCIILGTIMYLIEGGENGFTSIPRSVYWAIVTLTTVGYGDIAPHTPFGQFIASIVMILGYGIIAVPTGIVSSEMVKVNDINLNTQSCPNCSYEGHDDDAIFCNHCGNKLHD; from the coding sequence TTGAAAAAAAACACTAAAAATTGGAAAGAAAAACTTCATGAGGTAATTTATGAAGCCGATACACCTGCTGGTAAGTTATTTGATGTTATTCTATTAATTGCAATAATAGCAAGTATTGTATTAGTAATGCTCGAAAGTGTTAATAGTATTAACTCACAATATGGTGCTATTTTAAATATATCTGAATGGGTAATTACTCTCCTATTTACAGTCGAATATATTGTTCGTATCGTTTCAATTAAAAAACCTACTAAATACATTTTTAGCTTTTATGGTATTATTGATTTATTATCAACCTTGCCAAAATATTTAGCTATTTTCTTTACAGGAACGCACAGTTTAGTTGCCTTAAGAGCTTTACGTTTATTGCGTGTTTTTAGAATTTTAAAACTAGCTCGTTTTGTAGGTGAATCAAACAATTTTATGAAAGCCTTAAAGGCAAGTAAAGCCAAAATTGCTGTCTTTTTATTCTTTGTACTAATTTTATGCATCATATTAGGAACTATAATGTATTTAATTGAAGGTGGTGAAAACGGTTTTACAAGTATTCCTAGAAGTGTATATTGGGCAATTGTAACACTAACAACTGTTGGTTATGGTGATATTGCACCTCATACACCATTTGGCCAGTTTATAGCTAGTATTGTTATGATTTTAGGATATGGTATTATTGCTGTTCCTACAGGTATTGTTAGTTCAGAAATGGTAAAAGTAAATGACATTAATTTAAACACTCAATCTTGCCCTAATTGTTCTTATGAAGGGCATGATGATGATGCTATTTTTTGTAATCACTGCGGAAATAAACTACACGATTAA
- a CDS encoding exonuclease domain-containing protein translates to MYAVLDIETTGGKFNEEGITEIAIHKFDGHQVVDQFISLVNPEREIQEFVVKLTGINSKMLRNAPKFHEVAKRIIEITEGCIIIAHNASFDYRILRTEYDRLGFDFQRNTLCTVALSKKLITEAPSHSLGKLCRFIGIPMSDRHRANGDALATVQLFKLLLEKDVDKSIVQQSIKYSDGRQQKQRLTKILDKLPEKQGLFYIHSEHGTIIYVGRGKNIKQEVNKLFLKSTPKALKIIKRVNEVTYEETGNPLFTRLKYHLELTNLKPKFNVIRKRKISDKNFNHDNLLIIDKGRTPEEHAVILIEKNIVLGYAYTSFAFQENQLNILKPMLTPIENADLAKTIIKNYLLKNKVGKIVRLQTENDL, encoded by the coding sequence TTGTACGCAGTTTTAGATATTGAAACAACAGGAGGTAAATTTAATGAAGAAGGAATTACAGAAATTGCTATTCATAAATTTGATGGTCATCAAGTTGTTGACCAATTTATTAGTTTAGTAAATCCTGAGAGAGAGATTCAAGAGTTTGTTGTTAAACTAACAGGTATTAATAGTAAAATGCTTCGAAACGCACCTAAATTTCATGAAGTTGCAAAACGAATTATTGAAATTACTGAAGGCTGTATTATCATTGCTCACAATGCTAGTTTCGATTATCGAATTTTGCGGACAGAATATGATCGTTTAGGTTTTGATTTTCAAAGAAATACGCTTTGTACCGTAGCACTTAGTAAAAAACTAATTACTGAAGCTCCTTCACACAGTTTAGGTAAATTATGTAGATTCATTGGAATTCCTATGTCAGATAGGCATAGAGCAAATGGCGATGCCCTAGCAACTGTGCAATTATTTAAATTACTTTTAGAAAAAGACGTTGATAAAAGTATTGTTCAACAATCTATAAAATATTCAGACGGTAGGCAACAAAAGCAACGTTTAACAAAAATATTAGACAAATTACCAGAAAAACAAGGACTCTTTTATATACATAGTGAACATGGTACTATTATATATGTAGGTAGAGGTAAAAACATAAAACAAGAAGTAAATAAGCTCTTTTTAAAAAGTACTCCTAAAGCTCTAAAAATAATAAAAAGAGTTAATGAAGTTACTTATGAAGAAACAGGAAACCCTCTTTTTACGAGATTAAAATATCATTTAGAACTTACGAACTTAAAACCTAAATTTAATGTTATTCGTAAACGAAAAATTTCTGATAAAAATTTTAATCATGATAATTTATTAATTATAGATAAAGGAAGAACACCTGAAGAGCATGCCGTTATTTTAATCGAAAAAAACATCGTTTTAGGATACGCTTATACCAGCTTTGCTTTTCAAGAAAATCAGTTAAACATCTTAAAACCGATGTTAACTCCTATTGAAAATGCTGATTTAGCTAAAACAATAATTAAGAATTACTTACTTAAAAATAAAGTAGGGAAAATTGTACGCTTGCAAACTGAAAATGATTTATAA
- a CDS encoding YggS family pyridoxal phosphate-dependent enzyme — MIAQNLLTIKNELPENVTLVAVSKTKPIADIQEAYDAGQRVFGENKIQEMVTKFDALPKDIKWHMIGHLQRNKVKYMAHFVNLIHGVDSFKTLKEINKQAKKHNRVINCLLQARIAKEETKFGLSFLDIDEIISSEEFSELQHIKVVGFMGMATFTDNQEQLQDEFTSLANFFSKNQEKNSKLSILSMGMSGDYQLAIKNGSNMVRIGSAIFGVRNYIV, encoded by the coding sequence ATGATTGCTCAGAATTTACTTACTATAAAAAACGAATTACCAGAAAACGTAACACTAGTTGCTGTTTCTAAAACCAAACCTATTGCTGATATTCAAGAAGCATACGATGCAGGACAACGCGTGTTTGGTGAAAACAAAATTCAGGAAATGGTTACAAAGTTTGATGCTTTGCCAAAAGATATCAAATGGCATATGATTGGGCATTTACAACGTAACAAAGTAAAATACATGGCCCACTTTGTTAATTTAATTCACGGTGTAGATAGTTTTAAAACACTTAAAGAAATTAACAAACAAGCAAAAAAACACAATCGAGTAATAAACTGCTTGTTACAGGCTCGTATTGCTAAAGAAGAAACTAAATTCGGATTGTCCTTTTTAGATATTGATGAAATTATATCTTCTGAAGAATTTTCTGAATTACAGCATATAAAAGTTGTAGGCTTTATGGGAATGGCCACTTTTACTGACAATCAAGAACAGTTACAGGACGAATTTACCTCATTAGCTAACTTTTTCAGTAAAAACCAAGAAAAAAATTCAAAATTATCTATTCTTTCAATGGGAATGAGTGGTGATTATCAATTAGCTATAAAAAATGGTAGTAATATGGTAAGAATTGGTAGTGCTATTTTTGGAGTTCGAAATTATATTGTTTAA
- a CDS encoding DUF1015 domain-containing protein: MAIVKPFKAVRATRDKVAMVSSKSYEIYSQEMLNAKLAFNPYTFLHVINPGYKYHKQDITGDQRFKLVHNRYLEFKEDGIFTKDKTPGFYIYQKTTPTNSFCGIIAATSVEDYHNNNIKKHEGTLKERELLFETYLKNTGFNAEPVLLTYPDNDSITSVIEKYRANRAEYEFSTTDKDAHLLWLVDDKNDIEQITNAFAEINTLYIADGHHRSTSSCLLAKNLAKENLKHTGNENYNFFMSYLLPESQLSIYEFNRFIKDLNGLTPEEFLIELDAFFRIENRGQELYRPKEKHQFTMYLNGEFYALHLRKSAYEFTDTLSKLDAQILYQTILKPILGLKDIRNASKILYSQDKSDSLELKTKVDSGDFKVSFGMLPTTINELKEIVDADMLMPPKTTYIEPKLRSALTIYEF; this comes from the coding sequence ATGGCTATTGTAAAACCTTTTAAAGCAGTAAGAGCTACTAGAGATAAAGTAGCCATGGTTTCGTCTAAATCATATGAAATTTATTCCCAAGAAATGTTAAATGCAAAATTAGCATTTAACCCATATACATTTTTACATGTTATAAACCCTGGTTATAAATATCATAAACAAGACATTACAGGCGATCAACGTTTTAAACTGGTGCACAATCGTTATTTAGAATTTAAAGAAGATGGTATTTTTACAAAAGATAAAACTCCTGGTTTTTATATTTATCAAAAAACAACACCAACGAATTCTTTTTGCGGAATTATTGCTGCGACTTCAGTAGAAGATTACCATAACAATAATATTAAAAAACACGAAGGTACACTTAAAGAAAGAGAGTTATTATTTGAAACCTATTTGAAAAACACAGGGTTTAACGCAGAACCTGTACTACTTACCTACCCTGACAATGATAGCATTACTTCAGTTATTGAAAAATATCGAGCTAATAGAGCTGAATACGAATTTTCAACTACCGATAAAGATGCTCATTTACTTTGGCTTGTTGATGATAAGAATGATATTGAACAAATAACAAACGCTTTCGCTGAAATAAACACCTTATATATTGCCGATGGGCATCATCGTTCTACCTCTTCTTGTTTATTAGCTAAAAACTTAGCTAAAGAAAATTTAAAACACACAGGTAATGAAAATTATAACTTTTTTATGAGCTATTTATTACCCGAAAGTCAACTAAGTATTTATGAATTTAATCGTTTTATAAAAGATTTAAACGGACTAACTCCTGAAGAGTTTTTAATTGAATTAGATGCTTTTTTTAGAATAGAAAACAGAGGGCAAGAGTTATACAGACCTAAAGAGAAACATCAATTCACCATGTATTTAAATGGTGAATTTTACGCCTTGCATTTACGTAAATCAGCTTATGAATTTACAGATACTTTAAGTAAATTAGATGCTCAAATTTTATATCAAACAATTTTAAAACCAATATTAGGTCTTAAAGATATAAGAAACGCATCTAAAATACTATACTCACAAGACAAGTCTGATAGTTTAGAATTAAAAACAAAAGTTGATAGTGGGGATTTTAAAGTTTCTTTTGGAATGCTACCAACAACAATAAATGAACTGAAAGAAATTGTTGATGCAGATATGTTAATGCCTCCAAAAACAACCTATATAGAACCTAAGTTAAGAAGTGCTTTAACTATTTATGAATTTTAG
- a CDS encoding NAD(P)-dependent oxidoreductase has product MKILANDGISESGKSTLENAGFEVIATKVAQEQLDNFINDEGINAIIIKNNTEIHSELIDNCPSLKLIANASSNNDNIDVAYAQECGVQVVNISDASANAVAELVFAHLLGMARFLHQANREMPLEGDMNFNNLKKQFSNGTELRGKTLGIIGMSTSGQQVAKIALGLGMKVVGYDVNYENTITIPVEFYNGQILDFEIDLISSDELLKEAHFISLHLEAQENHLIGVKEFEKMKDGVGFINVAQSGLVDEIALIKAIESGKVQYAALDTFENQPKPEIQLLMNPELSLSPNIAANTIESQHKTGVELANKIIESLHI; this is encoded by the coding sequence ATGAAAATATTAGCAAACGACGGAATATCAGAAAGTGGAAAATCTACTTTAGAAAATGCAGGATTTGAAGTAATAGCAACTAAAGTTGCTCAAGAGCAACTAGATAATTTTATTAATGATGAAGGAATTAACGCAATCATTATTAAAAATAACACAGAAATTCATTCTGAACTTATAGACAATTGCCCAAGTTTAAAATTAATTGCAAACGCAAGTAGTAACAACGATAATATAGATGTTGCCTATGCCCAAGAATGTGGTGTACAAGTAGTAAATATTTCTGATGCTAGTGCCAATGCTGTTGCAGAACTTGTTTTTGCACATTTGCTAGGTATGGCTCGTTTTTTACATCAAGCAAACCGCGAAATGCCTTTAGAAGGTGATATGAATTTTAATAACCTTAAAAAGCAATTCTCTAACGGTACTGAATTACGAGGAAAAACATTAGGTATTATAGGAATGAGTACCTCAGGACAACAAGTTGCTAAAATAGCCTTAGGTTTAGGAATGAAGGTTGTTGGTTACGACGTTAATTATGAAAATACGATAACAATTCCTGTTGAATTTTATAACGGACAAATACTTGATTTTGAAATTGATTTAATTAGTTCAGATGAACTTTTAAAAGAAGCACATTTTATAAGTTTACATTTAGAAGCTCAAGAAAACCATTTAATTGGAGTTAAAGAATTTGAAAAAATGAAAGATGGTGTTGGCTTTATTAATGTTGCGCAAAGTGGTTTAGTAGATGAAATTGCTTTAATAAAAGCTATCGAAAGTGGAAAAGTACAATATGCTGCTTTAGATACTTTTGAAAATCAGCCAAAACCTGAAATTCAGTTATTAATGAATCCTGAATTATCTTTAAGTCCCAATATAGCTGCAAATACAATCGAATCACAGCATAAAACAGGTGTAGAGTTAGCTAACAAAATCATAGAATCGTTACACATATAA
- the serC gene encoding 3-phosphoserine/phosphohydroxythreonine transaminase, whose product MKKHNFSAGPCILPEEVLKKASEAIINFNNDDLSLIEISHRSKPFVDVIENARSLALELLGLENKGYTALFLQGGASAQFLMTAYNLLNKKAAYLNTGTWSSKAITEAKLFGELVEVASSKDKNFNYIPKGYQVPSDVDYFHCTSNNTIYGTQMKNFPKVNVPLICDMSSDIFSRQLDFSTFDLIYAGAQKNMGPAGTTLVVIKNDILGKVERVIPSMLNYQSFIDKDSMFNTPPVFAVYTSMLTLKWLKDLGGIKFIEKVNEQKSALLYNEIDRNSLFKGVVVKEDRSHMNATFNLTDTNLKDKFNTMWKEANINGLDGHRSVGGYRASMYNALPLYSVQALVDVMQELERKA is encoded by the coding sequence ATGAAAAAGCACAACTTTAGCGCAGGTCCTTGTATTTTACCAGAAGAAGTTTTAAAAAAAGCTTCTGAAGCCATTATAAACTTTAATAACGATGATCTTTCTTTAATTGAAATATCACATCGTAGTAAACCTTTTGTTGATGTAATTGAAAACGCAAGAAGTTTAGCTTTAGAATTGTTAGGTTTAGAAAACAAAGGTTATACTGCCTTATTTTTACAAGGTGGAGCTAGTGCTCAGTTTTTAATGACTGCCTATAATTTATTAAATAAAAAAGCGGCATATTTAAACACAGGTACTTGGAGTTCTAAAGCGATTACGGAAGCTAAATTATTTGGAGAACTAGTTGAAGTCGCTTCGTCAAAAGATAAAAATTTTAATTATATACCTAAAGGATATCAAGTTCCTAGTGATGTTGATTATTTTCATTGCACAAGTAATAACACTATTTACGGAACACAAATGAAGAATTTCCCAAAAGTTAATGTTCCATTAATATGTGATATGAGTTCTGATATTTTTTCACGTCAGTTAGATTTTTCAACGTTTGATTTAATCTATGCAGGTGCACAAAAAAATATGGGTCCTGCAGGTACTACCCTAGTCGTTATTAAAAATGATATTTTAGGAAAAGTAGAACGTGTTATCCCTTCAATGTTAAACTATCAATCTTTTATAGATAAAGATAGTATGTTTAACACTCCTCCTGTTTTTGCAGTTTATACTTCAATGTTAACGTTAAAATGGTTAAAAGATTTAGGTGGAATTAAATTTATAGAAAAAGTAAACGAACAAAAGTCGGCACTTTTATATAATGAAATAGATAGAAATTCTCTTTTTAAAGGAGTAGTTGTTAAAGAAGACAGAAGCCATATGAACGCTACGTTTAACTTAACTGACACTAATTTAAAAGATAAATTCAATACGATGTGGAAAGAAGCCAATATTAATGGTTTAGATGGTCATAGAAGTGTTGGTGGATATAGAGCAAGCATGTACAACGCATTACCTTTATATAGCGTACAAGCTTTGGTAGATGTAATGCAAGAACTAGAAAGAAAAGCATAA
- a CDS encoding acyl-CoA reductase, translating into MDTIQNRISAFIELGKFLSQFTETNTIQKDNIQFNDLFFDGFNHQLKISEENNRWFTKQNLMFAIKSWSEALTKENIQQWVSSESLGNNNSKKVAIIMAGNIPLVGFHDFLSVLISGHAVLVKQSSNDKHLLPFLAKYLEYVEPKLKGNIVFTEEKLEGFDAVIATGSNNTARYFEYYFKNKPNIIRKSRNSVAVLTGNETKQDLENLSNDIFRYFGLGCRSVSKLFVPKNYDFDAFFKGMYNQHEIINNAKYANNYDYNKTVYLMSEFDILENGFLMIKEDESYTSPIASIFYEYYDNIDDLKIKLWEDREKTQCVVARNCIESEIAFGQTQHPQLWDYADSVNTLAFLSKI; encoded by the coding sequence ATGGATACAATCCAAAATAGAATTTCAGCTTTTATAGAATTAGGGAAGTTTTTAAGTCAATTTACTGAAACAAATACAATTCAAAAAGACAATATTCAATTTAATGATTTGTTTTTTGATGGATTTAACCATCAATTAAAAATTTCTGAAGAGAATAATAGGTGGTTTACTAAACAAAATTTAATGTTTGCCATAAAAAGCTGGTCTGAAGCATTAACAAAAGAAAACATTCAACAATGGGTTTCTAGTGAGAGTTTAGGTAATAACAACTCGAAAAAAGTTGCTATCATTATGGCTGGAAACATACCTCTTGTTGGTTTTCATGATTTTTTATCTGTTTTAATATCAGGACATGCTGTTTTAGTAAAACAGTCATCAAACGATAAACATTTATTACCTTTTTTAGCAAAATATTTAGAATATGTTGAACCTAAACTAAAAGGAAACATTGTATTTACTGAAGAAAAACTAGAAGGTTTCGATGCTGTAATTGCTACAGGAAGTAACAATACAGCTCGTTATTTTGAATATTACTTTAAAAACAAGCCTAATATTATTAGGAAAAGTAGAAATTCAGTTGCTGTTTTAACAGGAAATGAAACTAAACAAGATCTTGAAAACTTAAGTAACGATATATTTCGTTATTTTGGTTTAGGTTGTCGTTCTGTTTCTAAATTATTTGTTCCTAAAAACTATGATTTCGATGCCTTTTTTAAAGGAATGTATAATCAACATGAAATTATTAACAACGCTAAATACGCAAATAATTACGATTATAATAAAACCGTGTATTTAATGAGTGAATTTGATATTTTAGAAAACGGATTTTTAATGATTAAAGAAGATGAAAGTTATACTTCACCTATCGCCTCTATTTTTTATGAATATTACGACAATATTGATGATTTAAAAATAAAACTTTGGGAAGATAGAGAAAAAACGCAATGCGTTGTTGCTCGTAATTGTATTGAAAGCGAAATAGCTTTCGGTCAAACTCAGCATCCTCAATTATGGGATTATGCAGATAGCGTAAACACTTTAGCTTTTTTATCAAAAATTTAA
- a CDS encoding 4Fe-4S dicluster domain-containing protein: MAIIITDECINCGACEPECPNTAIYEGADDWKYEDGTDLKGDVVLPNGEKANAEDVQEPISDEIYYIVADKCTECKGFHEEPQCAAVCPVDCCVPDDDNVETEEELLAKQRFMHNE, translated from the coding sequence ATGGCTATTATAATAACTGATGAATGTATAAATTGTGGGGCGTGTGAACCAGAATGTCCGAATACAGCAATATATGAAGGGGCGGATGATTGGAAATATGAAGATGGAACCGATTTAAAAGGAGATGTTGTTTTACCTAATGGTGAAAAAGCCAATGCAGAGGATGTTCAAGAGCCTATTTCTGATGAGATATATTATATTGTAGCAGATAAATGTACTGAGTGCAAAGGTTTTCATGAAGAGCCTCAATGTGCAGCAGTATGTCCTGTAGATTGTTGCGTACCTGATGATGATAATGTAGAAACAGAAGAAGAGTTACTTGCTAAGCAACGTTTTATGCATAACGAATAA